Genomic segment of Natronoarchaeum philippinense:
GTACTGTTCGGTCAGCATGCTGATCGACTGGCGGTACGCCGTCATCGGGTCCAGCCGCAACAGCAGGAAGTACCAACTCGGCGCGTCGAGCCCTGCGAGTTCGCCTTCGACTAGGTAGTGGACGCCGGCGACGAAGGGATGCCACAGCAGCGAGAAGCCGACGTAGCTCCCGATCGCGCCGCCCATCGCCTGCATCCGGGTGTCGGTCATCGACGAGATTCCAACTGCCAGCGCGGTGAAGGCCATCGCCAAGAGTACGGTCAGGACGAGAAACGGCCCGAACGTCTCGACCGGTACCGACCCGACGAGCCCGAGGATCATGACGCCAGCGACGGCGAGGGTGACGAGCGAGACGAGCACCATCACCGCGACTCTGCTGACGTACTTGCCGGCCACGACGTCTTTCCTGTTGTGTCCGAGGCCAAAGAGCACGCGCAGGCTGCCGGATTGGCGCTCGCCGACGACTGCCATGTAGCCCACGACCAGCGCCGTGACCGGGATCAGCAGGTTGCCGGCCAGCGAGACGAACAGGCCGATCACGTCGACTGCACTCGGATCGCCCGAGCCGCCGGCGGTCGTGCCGACGCCGACGATCCCCATCAGCAGGACGAACACGCCGACGATCGACCAGATCATCTTCGAGCGGATCGTATCCTCGAAGTCCTTTCGTGCGACGAGTTGCCAGCTCATTCGCCCGCACCTCCGACGTTCGCGGCTGCTTGCGGCGGGGTTTCGCTCCCTGCCGCGGTATCGCTGTCCGGAACTGCAGCGGCGTCCGTTCCAGTATAGGCCTCGAACAGGTCTTCGAGGGTCGCCTCCTCGGTCGAGAAGTCGAGCACCTCGATGCCGGCGTCGACGAGCCGGTGGATCGCGGCCGCCTTCGCGCTGGCGTCGGTGTACGAGACGACGAGGGAGCCGTCTGCGCGGTCGACGCCGGTGACGCCGTCGACGCCCGAGAGGTCGACCGTCGGGTCGCCGCCGACTTCGAGCACCAACCGCGACCCGATGCCGGCGGCCTCGCGGAGCCCCTGAATCGTGTCGACGGTGACGAGTTCGCCCTCGTCGAGGATGCCGACGCGGTCACAGACAGCCGACACCTGCCCGAGAATGTGGCTGGAAAAAAACACCGTCGTCCCCGACGCTGCCTCCTCGCGGACGAGTTCTTGCATCTCGCGGATGCCGATCGGATCGAGGCCGCTGGAGGGCTCGTCGAGTACGAGCAGATCGGGGTCCCCGGCAAGCGCCATCGCCATCGTGATCCGCTGGGTCATCCCCTTCGAGTAGTCGCCGACGGGACGCTCGGCGTCCTCGCGGTCCAGACCGACCCGATCGAGTAGCTCGTCGGGCGTCTCGGTGCCGCCGCTTGACTCGATCGCAAATTCGAGGTGTCGATACCCGGTCGAGCGGTCGTACAGCCCCGCGCCGTCGGGCAGGATACCGACCCGATCGCGTACCGCGTCGGTCTCCGTCTGGGCGTCGTAGCCAAGCACCGTCGCGCTGCCCGTCGTCGGGCGAATGAAATCGAGCAACATGTCGATGGTGGTCGTCTTTCCGGCGCCGTTGGGCCCGAGAAAGCCGAACACTTCGCCTTCCTCGACGATGAGGTCGATCCCGTCGACCGCGACGACGTCGCCGTACTGCTTCGTGAGATTGGTAGTGTCGATCGC
This window contains:
- a CDS encoding ABC transporter ATP-binding protein, with amino-acid sequence MAAIDTTNLTKQYGDVVAVDGIDLIVEEGEVFGFLGPNGAGKTTTIDMLLDFIRPTTGSATVLGYDAQTETDAVRDRVGILPDGAGLYDRSTGYRHLEFAIESSGGTETPDELLDRVGLDREDAERPVGDYSKGMTQRITMAMALAGDPDLLVLDEPSSGLDPIGIREMQELVREEAASGTTVFFSSHILGQVSAVCDRVGILDEGELVTVDTIQGLREAAGIGSRLVLEVGGDPTVDLSGVDGVTGVDRADGSLVVSYTDASAKAAAIHRLVDAGIEVLDFSTEEATLEDLFEAYTGTDAAAVPDSDTAAGSETPPQAAANVGGAGE
- a CDS encoding ABC transporter permease subunit → MSWQLVARKDFEDTIRSKMIWSIVGVFVLLMGIVGVGTTAGGSGDPSAVDVIGLFVSLAGNLLIPVTALVVGYMAVVGERQSGSLRVLFGLGHNRKDVVAGKYVSRVAVMVLVSLVTLAVAGVMILGLVGSVPVETFGPFLVLTVLLAMAFTALAVGISSMTDTRMQAMGGAIGSYVGFSLLWHPFVAGVHYLVEGELAGLDAPSWYFLLLRLDPMTAYRQSISMLTEQYQWPLIGWTNIVEDIPQEQLAQESLLVSNRVAGELPFYLTEWFGAVILLAWVVVPAAVGYWRFERADLN